In Hyla sarda isolate aHylSar1 chromosome 9, aHylSar1.hap1, whole genome shotgun sequence, the following proteins share a genomic window:
- the NKPD1 gene encoding NTPase KAP family P-loop domain-containing protein 1, whose translation MATKGKATEDDIYCACLSKALCQVATPVTVGLYAPFGGRVYMLLDRITKCMREEALRITEKEEKDLQKKTVKPTGCGFLHLLWRLLFYCPIETERHLERKSIQFIFVHFSAWQYAGSDRLWAGMVTTLCEEIRRHFGVVALCLFNVLGSKPKRDLESDVKEWTFRKTFCILLAVIIVLLVVGLLLLVVPINSNSQGGEERVSTVFGSLATAVAGSGIAMTLYKLCKSVLISQKHKIERLVNSQKFSSQMGFMNEVKKEVELITQMVQFFEIFQKQKIRVVLQITSLELCAPDKVVGVLDAMNTLLSDRRSPFISILVVDPNIIVTCLENASSLKGMADNGYMFLNRTVTLPFSVPTLGKKTKLQLLKKAVQRTEDLIDWPCRNDANRGTKTGITVPMKLIKEELTEDDEPEVNLPPYQPAYCIQETFYALCSEREVLHEYIPDSICQMKRIVNAIPVMVHLMMLSKIPWGTMPSKSIAAWVLLCNQWPCRLSWILQCLEDEEQQGYNEGFNNCLLWEMFKKNSKELFTLKTGLKNLLDLDGDPEIFQKFLSQDFPFTVEESRRMMKCTINLDYSIKHKMGLHRGINNLQNDWKTTTVVNKTEKIETLYINNTIIKDMVDVQVTQCNKDFGKENNEERTQCEKEVYCRAEVHQEKEDGITGIMQDNKSEEQSRGHTFCEQNMVKEDLGNNDTSEIDSFIRKDSYDEEMLWQYNKAYGMQTKEQYRERETLL comes from the coding sequence AATGTATGCGGGAGGAAGCATTACGTATaacagaaaaggaagaaaaagatttACAGAAGAAAACAGTGAAACCTACCGGATGTGGCTTCCTACATCTACTGTGGCGTCTTCTTTTCTACTGCCCTATAGAAACTGAGCGTCATCTAGAACGCAAAAGCATTCAGTTCATATTCGTGCACTTCAGTGCCTGGCAGTATGCAGGCAGTGACCGGCTGTGGGCTGGCATGGTCACCACACTCTGTGAGGAAATAAGGAGACACTTCGGAGTTGTTGCACTCTGTTTATTTAACGTCTTGGGTTCCAAACCTAAAAGGGATCTAGAATCTGATGTCAAAGAGTGGACCTTCAGAAAGACCTTCTGCATTTTACTGGCAGTCATCATTGTTTTACTTGTTGTGGGGTTGCTCCTACTAGTTGTACCAATCAACTCTAACAGCCAAGGAGGGGAAGAAAGAGTCTCCACTGTTTTTggaagtttggcaacagctgtggCTGGATCGGGCATAGCCATGACACTATATAAGCTGTGCAAGAGCGTCCTTATTAGCCAAAAACATAAGATCGAGCGACTTGTCAACAGCCAGAAGTTTAGTTCTCAGATGGGTTTCATGAATGAGGTGAAAAAAGAAGTCGAATTGATAACACAAATGGTTCAGTTCTTTGAAATTTTCCAAAAGCAGAAAATCCGAGTGGTTTTGCAGATCACTAGTTTGGAACTTTGTGCACCCGACAAAGTGGTTGGAGTACTGGATGCAATGAACACCTTACTGTCCGACCGGAgatctccatttatttctatactGGTAGTTGACCCCAACATCATTGTCACATGCTTGGAAAACGCAAGTTCTCTAAAAGGTATGGCAGACAACGGCTACATGTTTCTCAATCGTACAGTAACCCTGCCTTTCTCTGTACCGACACTTGGCAAGAAAACCAAGCTTCAACTTCTAAAGAAGGCTGTACAGAGGACTGAGGATCTCATCGACTGGCCCTGCAGGAATGATGCGAATCGTGGCACCAAGACGGGCATTACAGTACCCATGAAGCTGATCAAAGAAGAGCTTACGGAAGACGATGAACCAGAGGTGAACCTGCCACCATATCAACCAGCTTACTGCATTCAGGAGACATTTTATGCCCTTTGTAGTGAGCGTGAAGTTCTGCATGAATACATTCCGGACAGCATATGTCAAATGAAACGAATCGTGAATGCTATCCCTGTTATGGTCCACTTGATGATGCTAAGCAAAATACCATGGGGCACCATGCCTTCTAAGTCCATAGCAGCTTGGGTTCTTCTCTGCAACCAGTGGCCTTGTAGACTAAGCTGGATCCTTCAATGTCTGGAGGATGAAGAACAACAAGGATATAATGAAGGATTCAACAACTGTCTGCTCTGGGAAATGTTTAAGAAGAACAGCAAGGAactttttactttaaaaactgGGCTGAAGAATCTTTTGGACTTAGATGGAGATCCAGAGATCTTTCAAAAGTTTCTCTCTCAAGACTTTCCTTTCACGGTTGAGGAATCCAGGAGAATGATGAAGTGTACGATTAATCTGGATTATTCTATTAAACACAAGATGGGTCTTCACCGTGGAATTAACAACCTTCAAAATGACTGGAAAACGACAACTGTAGTAAATAAGACTGAGAAAATAGAAACCTTGTATATCAATAACACAATAATCAAGGACATGGTTGACGTGCAGGTTACTCAGTGTAATAAAGACTTTGGGAAAGAGAACAATGAGGAAAGGACTCAGTGTGAGAAAGAGGTATATTGTAGAGCTGAGGTACATCAGGAGAAAGAAGATGGTATAACTGGAATAATGCAGGACAACAAGAGTGAGGAGCAATCCAGAGGACACACGTTTTGTGAGCAGAATATGGTAAAAGAAGACTTGGGGAATAATGATACGAGTGAAATTGACAGCTTTATTAGAAAGGACTCATATGACGAAGAAATGTTATGGCAATACAATAAAGCCTACGGAATGCAAACAAAAGAGCAATATAGAGAACGGGAAACTTTACTGTAA